GCCGACGGCACGCGCGTGCGCGCCGACCACGTCGTGGTCGCCACCGACGGCACCACCGCCGACCGGCTGCTGCCGGGGCTCGGCGCGCCCGCCTGGAACGGCGTCACCACCTGGTACCTCCGCCCGCCGGTCGCGCCGCTGCGCGACCCGACCCTGGTGGTCGACGCCGACGCGGGCCCGGTGGTCAACACGGCGGTGCTCTCCGAGGTCGCGCCCGAGTACTCGCCGGGCGCGCCGCTGGTGCAGGCGTCGGTGCTCGGCGCGGCGACCGAGGACGAGGTGCGCGCGCACCTGTCCGTGCTGTACGGGAGGCCGACCCGCGACTGGGAGGTGCTGGCGCGCTACGAGGTGCCCCGGGCGCTGCCCGCCATGCCCGCGCCGCACCGGCTGCGCGCGCCGGTGCGGGTCGCGCCCCGCCGGTACGTGTGCGGCGACCACCGGGACACCAGCTCGATCCAGGGCGCGCTGGTGTCCGGTCGCCGCGCGGCGCGGGCAGTGCTGGAGGACATGGGGCTGCGGTCGCGCACGAGCCGCGCGGCCTAGGTCCGGTGGTCGGTGCGCGGCAGGCGCAACCACGCGTCCGGCGGACCGGTGACGGCGCGCGCGTCGGTCGGCCGCAGGCCGGCGTAGGCGCACGCGTACGCCGTCGCGTCGTGCCGGTACAGGTAGGACAGCAGCACCAGGTCGGCCGGTTCGCGCTCCAGCGGTTCGCCGCCGGGGTGCAGGTCCGACCCGACGACCTCGCCGTCGCGCGTGATGCTGCCCTGGTTGCCGCTCTTGGGGTTGGCGTAGACGCCGTAGCAGGTGGTGCCCGCGGACAGCGGGCGCGTCACGCCGGGCATCTGCGCGGCGTAGCCCCAGGGCTGGTGCAGGACGCAGCCGCCCGGGACGTCCGTGGCACCGACGACGTCCACCTCCTCGTCGTCCTCGTGGTCGCCTTCGAGCGTGGTGGCGCCCAACCGCCGCACCGCCTCGGCCACGTCGATGCCCGACACGCACGCCAGGCTGCCGCCCTCGTCGACGTAGTCGTCGTCCTGCAGCGCGGCACGCAGGCGCGGCGCCTCCGCGACCGCGGCGGCCTCCGCCCCGGTCAGGCCGGGCCCGCCGGGGAACAGGTCGGCGTGCGGCCCGGCCGCGGCGAGCCGACCGGGCGACCAACCGGACATCATGGGCCGCCACGGGTCCGCGCCCGCGGCGAGCAGCGCTTCGACGCAGTCGCGCCGGTCGAGGTACACCGCGAGCCACAGCGCGCTGCGGCCGTCCTCCAGCACGTCGACGTCACCGGTGATCCCGTCGACCCGCCCGTGCCTCACCGCGAGGTGCGGTGAGTTCGCGTTCACCGCGGGACGCCCGCGGTCTGCCGCAACCCGTCGAGCAGACCCGCCGCCGCCACCGACCACAGCACCGCCGCGCCGCCGAAGCCGGGGACCGCCCGCCACGCCCACTCCGCGCCCAGCGCGCCGAGCGCGGCGCCGACGACCGCCACGCCGCACAGCAGCCACGCCAGGGTGCGGAACCGGGTGGAGCCGAAGAGCCGGACGAACGGCAGGAAGTGCAGGCCCACCACCAGCAGCACCCACGCGGGCACGGCTTCGGGCAGGTCCAGGACCGACGACAGCACCCTGGAGCCGGCGAAGATCGCCACGAGCATGAGGGCCACCGCGATGCCGTAGCGCGGGCCGAAGGGGTTGGTGCCGCCGGGAGCCGGTGGCAGGGCCGCGCCGCGCCGGACGAGGCGGACGAACAACGTGCCGAGCGCTACGACCGCCACTACGCCGAGGACCAGCAGCGGCACGCGCGCGGCGGGGACCGAGCCCACCGCGGAGAACCACCACCCGGCGCCGAAGGCGGTGCCGATCGCCGACGAGATCACCAGTGTGATCGCCTGTTCCCTGCCCAAGCCGTCCCCCCGAAGTCACGTGGCCGGGCTGTATTCGACCACACGCGACCGCCGGTGGTGCACCACCACCGCCACCGTCGCGGCCAGGAACACCACCTGCAGCAGCGTGCGCGGCAGGAGCTGGTCGCCCAGCGAAGGCGACAAACCCTGCTGCGCCGCATAGACGTTGGCCGGGAACATCGCCACCAGCAGCACGCCCAACCCGGCCGCCGCCCACGGCGCGGTGCGCGCCCACAGCAGACCCGCCACCCCCGCCAGCTCCAGCACCCCGGTCACGGTGACCAGCAGCCCGGGTTCGGGCAGCGCCGGCGGCACCATGGCGATCAGCTCCTCGCGCATGCCGACGAAGTGCGCGCCGCCGGTCAGGGTGAACATCGCGGCCAGGCCGCCGCGCAGGGCGACCGACCAGTGCCGGCGCAGCAGCAGCAGGACCAGTGAGACCACGACCAGGGCGATGAACGGTGCCACGACTGCCTCCTCAGGAACTTGTCACCGACAAGATGCACCCGCGCACACAATCTTGTCAATGACTAGATAGGCTGTCGGCATGAGCCCGTACCACCACGGCGACCTGAGGCGGGCGGTGCTGGCCGCCGCCGTCGCCGCGATCACCGAGCACGGACCCGCCGCGGTCAGCCTGCGCGACCTGGCCCGCCGGGTCGGCGTCTCGCACGCCGGGCCGGTGCACCACTTCAAGGACAAGGCGGGGCTGCTCACCGCGCTGGCCGCGGAGGGCTTCGCACTGCTCGCGGACGCCCTGACGGCCACCCGCGAGGCCGGTGGCGACTTCCTCGACGCCGGGGTCGCCTACGTGCGCTTCGCCCTCGACCACCGGGCGCACTTCGAGGTCATGTTCCGCCCCGACCTCTACCACGCCGACGACGAGGCGGTGCGCGCCGCCGAGGCCCGCGCCCGCGAGGTCCTGGTCGCGGGCGCCGGGCAGACCGGCGCCGAGCCGGAGGTCGCCCGCGTCGCCGCCTGGTCCCTGGTGCACGGCTTCGCCACGCTGTGGAACACCGGCGCGCTGGCCCGCGCCGACCGGGACCCCGAGCAGCTCGCGCGGGCAGCCGCCCGCCTGCTGTTCTAGCCGATCCCCACGCCCACCGGCATGCCCGCCACGGCGTGCCCGGACGCGATCGCCAACGCCGCCGCGGCGGGCGGGTAGACCAGCTCGCCGAGCCCGCCCACCGGCGCCTCCGACGGCACCACCACGACGTCGACCTCCGGCACGTCGTCGATGCGCGCCCACGCGTAGTCGCGGAACGAGGACTGCACGACCTGCCCGTCCCGCACGGTGATCTGCGCGCCGAAGACGGTGGAGACCGCGTCCACCACGCCGCCCTCCACCTGCGCCCGCAGCCCGGACGGGTGCACCACCGGGCCCACGTCCACGGCCACCACGACCCGCTTCACCCCGCCGTCGGTGGAATCGGCCACCACGGCGGCCACCGAGCCGTAGTCCTCGTGGCACGCCACCCCGCGCGTGGCACCGGCCGGCGTCGCGCCCGCCCGCTCCGCCGCCGCGTCGAGGGCCCGCCGCAGCCGCGACCCGGCGGGCAGCACCCGGCGGCGCAGCTCGACCTGGTCCAGGCCGGCCCGCCGCGCCAACGCGCCGAGGAACACCTCCTCCGCGTACTGGAAGTGCCCGGCGTAGACCGCGCGCCACAGGCCGGTGCGCAGCGGCGCGGGCCGCACCACCACGTCCACCGGGCCGGGCACGGCGTAGCGGAACTGGTCGCCGCTGCGCTTGACGAACTCGGGCGTGCCCAAAAACGGTCCCAGCGCGCTCAACGGCCAGGTGGCCACCGCGTGCGAGCGCCAGGTGGGCACGCCGGCGTCGTCGACCACCGCGGCCAGCCGGTGCACCGACATCGGCCGGTACGAGTCGTGCCGCACGTCGTCCTCGCGGGTCCACAGCACGGTCACCGGCGCGCCCGCCGCGCGCGAGCAGGCCACGGCCTCCAGCACCACGTCGTTGTCGGCGCGCCGGCCGAACGAGCCGCCGGTCAGCGCGGTCTCCACCCGCACGTCCGCCTCGGCCAGGCCGAACCGGCGGGCCAGGTCGGCGCGCAGGCCGCCGGGGTCCTGCGTGGGCGCCCACACGTCCAGCCCCGTCGCGGACAGCCGCGCGGTGGCGTTCATCGGTTCCATCGGCGCGTGCGCGAGCAGCGGCAGCCGGTAGGTCGCCTCGAACGCCACCGGGCCGGGCGCCGCGGCGGGCGGGGGCAGCGCGGCCTCCAGCTCGGCCAGCCAGACCCGGCTGTCCGCGGTCGGCGTGCCGTCGCGCCACGTCACGCGCAGCGCCTCGCGACCGCGCAGCGCCTCCGGCATCGACCGCGCGACGACCGCCACGCCGCCCTGTCCCGCCGTTCCCGGCTCCAGGGCGGTCACCGCGACCACGCCGGGCACCGCGCGTGCCGCGGCGTCGTCGACCGCGTCGACCCGCGCGCCGATCCACGGCGGCCGGAGCACGACCGCGACCAGCGCGCCGCGCGGCCGGTTGTCGATGCCGTAGCGGGCCCGGCCGGTCACCACGTCCTTGACGTCCACGCGGCCCGTGCGGGTCCTGCCCAGCACCCGCCACCGCTCCGGCGGCACCAGGGTCACCGGCACGGTGGCCGGGTCGAGCGCCGCCGCGTCCCGCACCAGCGCCGCGTACGGCAGCCGCCTGCCCCGGTGGAGGACCGCGCCGTCCCGGGCGGTGCACTCGTCGACCGGCACGCCCCAGCGCCGCGCGGCCGCGGTCACCAGCAGGCAGCGGGCCGTGGCGCCGGCGGTGCGCATGGGCTCCCACAGCGTCCGCACCGACAGCGAGTTGCCCACGAACTGCGACCCGTAGGCGGGGTCGCCGGGCGCCTGCACCACGGACACGTGGTTCGGGTCGACGGCCAGCTCCTCGGCCACCAGCAGCGCGACCACCGTGCGCACGCCCTGCCCGGAGTCCGGCTTCGGCGCGGTCACGGTGACCCGGCCGTGCTCGTCGAGCGCCACGAACACGTTGGGGGCGAGGGAGGTCGAACCCGACGCCGATCCCGGCAGCACCAGCGGCGCGGACACGACCAGCACGCCGCCCAGGAACGCCCGCCGGTTGATCACCGCGCACCCCGCGCCAGCCGGGCCGCGCGGCGCACGGCCGCCCGGATCCGCGAGTACGTGCCGCAGCGGCACACGTTGTCCCGCAGCGCCTCGTCGATCTCCGCGTCGTCCGGGTCGGGGTTGCGCGACAGCAGCGCCACCGCCGCCATGATCTGCCCCGGCTGGCAGTAGCCGCACTGCGCGACGTCCAGGTGCACCCACGCCAGCTGCACCGGGTGGTCGCCGTCCTCGGACAACCCCTCGACCGTGGTGATCCGCTTGTCCTCCACCTGCGCCACCGGCACCACGCACGGCCGCACGGCCTGACCGTCCACAAGGGACGTGCACGCACCGCACGCGCCGACGCCGCAGCCGTACTTGGGCCCCAGCACGCCCAGCTGCTCGCGCAGCACCCACAGCAGCGGCGTGTCCCCCGGGACCTCCACGGACCGCACCCCGCCGTTGACGCGCAACCGGAATCGCCCCACGGTGGCCTCCTCGCCGTCCGCCCGCAGGACCCATCGTGGCGCTCCGGGACGCATTCGGCAACGATGGACCCGGACAGGCGAAACTATTGCGCCGCGAGCCTGCGCGGCGCCCCGCAGGACTCCCGGACGGTCAGGCTCGGCCACAGGGCCACCCGGTGGACCGGGCGGTCCAGCGGATCGGCCACCCGGGCCAGCGCGAGCTGCGCCGCCAGCGCGCCGAGCCGGTGCTTGCGCGGCCGCACCGCGGTCAGCGGCGGGTCCGACGCCGCGGCCACCTCGTCGTCGTAGGACACCACGGCCAGCTCGGCGGGCACGCCCACGCCGCGGTCGCGGGCGCGTTCCACCAGTCCGATGGCCTCGCGGTCGGCGTGCACCAGCAGGGCGCGCACGCCCGAGCGCGCGCACCCGTCCAGCACCTCGTCGCACGCCGCCGCCCAGCCCGCCGCCCCGTAGGGCGGCACCTCGACCACCGGCGCCTGCCGCAGGTCCAGCGACGCCACCGCCGCCGCCCACCCGGCCCGGATCGCCGCCCCGTGCGGGCTCGGCCGGGACAGCACCAGGCCCACGCCGCGGTGGCCCAGGGTGGCCAGGTGCCGCACGGCCAGGCCCGCGCCCAGCGCGTGGTCGGTGACCGCGGCGTCCAGGCCGATCGCGGGCAGCTCCGGCGGCGGCACCCGCTCGATCAGCACCACCGGCACGGGCAGCCCGCCCAGCCAGCGCAGCAGCTCCAGGCCCGCCGGGCCGTCGGTGCTGGGCGCGACCAGCAGCGCCTGCACGCCCCGGTCCAGCAGCTTCACCACCTGCCGCCGGTCCTCCGCGGCGTGGTAGCACGAGGTGCGCAGCGCCAGCCGGCCACCGCCGCCCGCGGCCGCGGCCTGCGCGCCCTGGATGACGGCCGGCCAGTAGTACTCGTCCGACGGCGCGACCATGCCGATCAGGGTGTGGCCCGGCGCCGACCGCCCGACCGGCGGTTCGCCGTGGCGCGGCATGGTGATGCCGCCGTGCACCCGGGCGACCAGGCCGCGGTCGGCCAGCGCGGTGACGTCCCGGCGCACCGTCACGGCCGTGACGCCGAGCCGGTCGACCAGGTCGGCCACCCGGACCACGCCGTGCTCGCGGACCGCCGCCAGGATCAGTTCACGCCGCTGCGCCGCCAGCCTCATCGTCGGTTCCGATCGACTGCGATCGTTGCTGTTCGTTTCGTTGACCTTGGAGTCTGCCACGGGCTGGAGTGGGGATCACCACTCCAGCAGGGGGACCGGCGATGACGCTGCACTCTCGACGCACCGTGCTGCGCGCGCTGGCCGCTACGCCACTCGTGGCGGCCTGCTCCGCCCAAGGGGCCCCGACCGGTGCCACCACGGTGGAGGTCTGGTCGTGGCTGACCGGGATGGACCGGTACGCGGAGGCGTTCAACGCGGCCCAGCGCGAGGTGTTCGTCGAGTTCCGGGCGCTGGAGGCGGGCCTGTCCGGCGGCTACGCCCGGCAGGCCAACGCGATCCGCGCCCGCAACGCGCCCGACGTGCTGCACCTGGAGTACCGGGCGCTGCCCCAGCTGCTGGCCACCGGCGGCCTGCGCGACCTGACCGCCGACCTCGCCGACCTGGGGCCCGCCTACCCGCCCGCGGTGTGGCGGGACGTGCGCCCGGACGGCCGCACCCGCGCCGTGCCGGTGGACCTCGCGCCGATGGTCTTCTACCACCGGGAGGACCTGTTCGACCGGCACGGCATCCCGGTCCCGCGCACCTGGGCCGAGTTCGGCGACGCCGCGCGGGCGGTCCGGGCCGCGGACCGCGAGGCGCGCATCACCACGTTCCCGCTCGGCGACGGCTCGTTCTTCGCGGGCGTGTGCCGGCAGGCGGGCGACCCGTGGTGGACCCGCGAGGGCGACGCCTGGCGGGTCGACGTCGACGGCGGGGGCACCCTGCGCACCGCCGCCCACTGGCAGGCCCTGATCGACGACGACCTGGTGGCCACCGTCGACCACGGCACCGGGGACTGGCGCGCGGCCCTGCGCGACGGGCGGCTGTGGGGCCTGCTCGACGGCCCGGCCGGCGCCGACGCGCTCGACCCGGCCGACGCCCGGCGGTGGGCCGTCACGGCCATGCCCACCTGGGACGGCGTGCCCGCCGCCGGCGACCGGGGCGGCAGCGCGTTCGCGGTGTCGGCGGCCAGCCGGGTGCCCGACGCGGCCGTGCGGTTCCTGCGGTGGCTGGCCACCGACCCGGCGGTGCCGCGCCTGGGCGCGGCGGTCACCACGCCGTTCCCGGCGCACCCGGACAGCCGCCGGGTGGCCCGGGAGGCGTACCGGGGCGACCACTTCGTCGGCGAGCCGGTCTACGACGTGCTCGACGAGGCCGCGCGGCGGGTGCCCGACTGGACGTGGGGCCCGAACGCGCTGCGGTTGTTCGCCGACCTCGCCGACCGGTTCGCCGGGGTCCGGCCGGGCACCACCACGCTGGTCGAGGCGGTGCGGCGGGCGCAGGTCGACGCGGTGGCGGACCTGCGGTCGCGCGGCCTGGTGGTGCGGGAGGGCGCCGCGTGAGCGCTCACCGGTTCCCACCCCCGAGGAGTTCACCATGATCGCGCGCGGGACGCTGCTCGCCGCGTCTGCGGGCCCCGCGCGCGCCGACGCCACCGTCGGCGTCGACCCGGCGGCCGACCAGGGCGCGTGGGAGGGCTGCCACGTCGACGCCGCCACCAGGGGGTTGGTGCGCCAGGTCAACGTGCACGGCTACCAGGGCCCGGGCGGCAGGCGCGACCCGCTGGCCGACGACGTGCGCGCGGCGGGCGAGGTGGAGAACAGGCTGTACGTGCCGGCCCGGTTCACCCGCCACACCCGCCCCGGCACGCGGGTCCTCGGCACCGGCGTTGACCACGCCGCCGCCCACGACCCCGACGCCCGCCGGCTGGTCGTGGTGGCGGTCAACACCGGCGCGGCGCAGGACCTGCCCTTCGACCCGTCCCGGTTCGGCCGGGTGGCCGGCAGGCGGGTCACCGCGCCGTTCGCGGCGGGCCGGGTGCGGACGATCCAGGTGCGGACGATCCAGGTCGACGGGGTGGTGCGGTGAGTGGTGAAACGTTTCAGCTGAGGGACGTGCACAAGTCCTTCGGGCCCGTCCGGGCGCTGCGCGGGGTGTCCCTCGCGCTGCGCGCGGGCGAGGTGCACGCGCTGGTCGGCGAGAACGGCGCGGGCAAGTCCACCGCGGTCGGCGTCGTCGGCGGCGAGCACCGGCCCGACCGGGGCGAGGTGCTGCTGGGCGGTCGGCCGGTGCGGTTCGCCTCGCCGCGCGACGCGCGCCGCCACGGCGTGGCCGTGATCCACCAGGAGCCCTCCGGGTTCCCGGACCTGTCGGTGACCGAGAACGTGTTCATGGGGCGCTTCCCGCTGCGCCGGGGCGGGCGGGTGGACCGGCGCGCCGCGCGCCGCCGCACGGCCGAGGTGCTGGACCGGCTCGGCGTGCCGATCGACCCGGACCGGCCGACCCGGGGCCTGTCCGTCGCCGACCGGCAGGTGATCGAGGTCGCCAAGGCGCTGGTGTCCGACGCGCGGGTGATCGTGATGGACGAGCCGACCGCCGCGCTGTCGGAGGTGGAGGTGCGGCGGCTGTTCCGGGTCGCCCGCGACCTGGCCGCGGGCGGTGCCGCGCTGCTGTTCGTGTCCCACCGGCTCGACGAGGTCTACGAGCTGTGCGCGCGGGCGACCGTGCTGCGCGACGGGGAGCACGTGACCACGGCGCCGCTGGCCGAGCTGGACCGGGACGCGCTGGTGCGCGCCATGGTCGGCCGACCGGTCGACCGGCTCTACCCGCGCCGGGCCCACGAGCTGGGCGAGGAGGCCCTGGTGGTGTCCGGGCTGGGGCCGCACGGCGACATCTCGTT
This portion of the Saccharothrix syringae genome encodes:
- a CDS encoding ankyrin repeat domain-containing protein, whose amino-acid sequence is MRHGRVDGITGDVDVLEDGRSALWLAVYLDRRDCVEALLAAGADPWRPMMSGWSPGRLAAAGPHADLFPGGPGLTGAEAAAVAEAPRLRAALQDDDYVDEGGSLACVSGIDVAEAVRRLGATTLEGDHEDDEEVDVVGATDVPGGCVLHQPWGYAAQMPGVTRPLSAGTTCYGVYANPKSGNQGSITRDGEVVGSDLHPGGEPLEREPADLVLLSYLYRHDATAYACAYAGLRPTDARAVTGPPDAWLRLPRTDHRT
- a CDS encoding DoxX family protein, yielding MAPFIALVVVSLVLLLLRRHWSVALRGGLAAMFTLTGGAHFVGMREELIAMVPPALPEPGLLVTVTGVLELAGVAGLLWARTAPWAAAGLGVLLVAMFPANVYAAQQGLSPSLGDQLLPRTLLQVVFLAATVAVVVHHRRSRVVEYSPAT
- a CDS encoding TetR/AcrR family transcriptional regulator, which gives rise to MSPYHHGDLRRAVLAAAVAAITEHGPAAVSLRDLARRVGVSHAGPVHHFKDKAGLLTALAAEGFALLADALTATREAGGDFLDAGVAYVRFALDHRAHFEVMFRPDLYHADDEAVRAAEARAREVLVAGAGQTGAEPEVARVAAWSLVHGFATLWNTGALARADRDPEQLARAAARLLF
- a CDS encoding xanthine dehydrogenase family protein molybdopterin-binding subunit yields the protein MINRRAFLGGVLVVSAPLVLPGSASGSTSLAPNVFVALDEHGRVTVTAPKPDSGQGVRTVVALLVAEELAVDPNHVSVVQAPGDPAYGSQFVGNSLSVRTLWEPMRTAGATARCLLVTAAARRWGVPVDECTARDGAVLHRGRRLPYAALVRDAAALDPATVPVTLVPPERWRVLGRTRTGRVDVKDVVTGRARYGIDNRPRGALVAVVLRPPWIGARVDAVDDAAARAVPGVVAVTALEPGTAGQGGVAVVARSMPEALRGREALRVTWRDGTPTADSRVWLAELEAALPPPAAAPGPVAFEATYRLPLLAHAPMEPMNATARLSATGLDVWAPTQDPGGLRADLARRFGLAEADVRVETALTGGSFGRRADNDVVLEAVACSRAAGAPVTVLWTREDDVRHDSYRPMSVHRLAAVVDDAGVPTWRSHAVATWPLSALGPFLGTPEFVKRSGDQFRYAVPGPVDVVVRPAPLRTGLWRAVYAGHFQYAEEVFLGALARRAGLDQVELRRRVLPAGSRLRRALDAAAERAGATPAGATRGVACHEDYGSVAAVVADSTDGGVKRVVVAVDVGPVVHPSGLRAQVEGGVVDAVSTVFGAQITVRDGQVVQSSFRDYAWARIDDVPEVDVVVVPSEAPVGGLGELVYPPAAAALAIASGHAVAGMPVGVGIG
- a CDS encoding (2Fe-2S)-binding protein, coding for MGRFRLRVNGGVRSVEVPGDTPLLWVLREQLGVLGPKYGCGVGACGACTSLVDGQAVRPCVVPVAQVEDKRITTVEGLSEDGDHPVQLAWVHLDVAQCGYCQPGQIMAAVALLSRNPDPDDAEIDEALRDNVCRCGTYSRIRAAVRRAARLARGAR
- a CDS encoding substrate-binding domain-containing protein is translated as MRLAAQRRELILAAVREHGVVRVADLVDRLGVTAVTVRRDVTALADRGLVARVHGGITMPRHGEPPVGRSAPGHTLIGMVAPSDEYYWPAVIQGAQAAAAGGGGRLALRTSCYHAAEDRRQVVKLLDRGVQALLVAPSTDGPAGLELLRWLGGLPVPVVLIERVPPPELPAIGLDAAVTDHALGAGLAVRHLATLGHRGVGLVLSRPSPHGAAIRAGWAAAVASLDLRQAPVVEVPPYGAAGWAAACDEVLDGCARSGVRALLVHADREAIGLVERARDRGVGVPAELAVVSYDDEVAAASDPPLTAVRPRKHRLGALAAQLALARVADPLDRPVHRVALWPSLTVRESCGAPRRLAAQ
- a CDS encoding ABC transporter substrate-binding protein, whose product is MTLHSRRTVLRALAATPLVAACSAQGAPTGATTVEVWSWLTGMDRYAEAFNAAQREVFVEFRALEAGLSGGYARQANAIRARNAPDVLHLEYRALPQLLATGGLRDLTADLADLGPAYPPAVWRDVRPDGRTRAVPVDLAPMVFYHREDLFDRHGIPVPRTWAEFGDAARAVRAADREARITTFPLGDGSFFAGVCRQAGDPWWTREGDAWRVDVDGGGTLRTAAHWQALIDDDLVATVDHGTGDWRAALRDGRLWGLLDGPAGADALDPADARRWAVTAMPTWDGVPAAGDRGGSAFAVSAASRVPDAAVRFLRWLATDPAVPRLGAAVTTPFPAHPDSRRVAREAYRGDHFVGEPVYDVLDEAARRVPDWTWGPNALRLFADLADRFAGVRPGTTTLVEAVRRAQVDAVADLRSRGLVVREGAA
- a CDS encoding sugar ABC transporter ATP-binding protein, with the protein product MHKSFGPVRALRGVSLALRAGEVHALVGENGAGKSTAVGVVGGEHRPDRGEVLLGGRPVRFASPRDARRHGVAVIHQEPSGFPDLSVTENVFMGRFPLRRGGRVDRRAARRRTAEVLDRLGVPIDPDRPTRGLSVADRQVIEVAKALVSDARVIVMDEPTAALSEVEVRRLFRVARDLAAGGAALLFVSHRLDEVYELCARATVLRDGEHVTTAPLAELDRDALVRAMVGRPVDRLYPRRAHELGEEALVVSGLGPHGDISFSVRRGEVVGLAGLVGSGRSGVARAVFGLEPRAGRVVVGGRELPPGDPRAAIRHGVALVPEDRRDQGLVPALSIERNASLTRLRQVSPLGLTRRSRERSLAGEWAARLGVKHRRLTDPVATLSGGNQQKVVLGKWLATGPSVLLVDEPTRGVDVGAKVEVHRLLAEEAARGTAVLLISSELPEVLGMADRVLVLREGRLVAELPRGRATEEAVVRAATGGAG